Proteins encoded by one window of Danaus plexippus chromosome Z, MEX_DaPlex, whole genome shotgun sequence:
- the LOC116777108 gene encoding uncharacterized protein LOC116777108 isoform X9: MVPLRPGQTEHGHGALAYGGKQAGVAPARPAAPYAPPYPPAQLRVHQPGYGSAALSYRDSYSRGGGGAVGEYRAGARMSLLGSAYLPPPAPAHHPDPPPFKKIRLSAERPATHQPLRVDTREPVMNTYNNSVEVLSPNPPSEPTVEDQSFRTTKDDLLQQISKVDREMALSEQTLLKLKKKQEELEQSASKPARAEEPEEAPPRHRSLAQCIYADNRKRAASAHAVLSHLGPSVSYPLYNQPQDTQVYHDNIRRHRSFRKRLADHLRKIRLETEKREDALTEEYSRRAADWLRRVERLEMGQKRKAKDARNREFFEKVFPELRKQREERERFNRLGARVKSEAELEEIADGLHEQEHEDKKMRSLTVVPPLLRTRDHHHHHHHHLDTNKRCMDMEAEHKGLQLRNVWTQAERELFREKYLQHPKNFGQIASFLPRKSVRDCVRFYYLSKKAENYKQLLRKPRPRRHARPRPAPEPELPAGVTTRLQRSQGSRGAEKESCLEEMAEPVNCIPVPPAAPATARAEMARTPPLPPSPPPASSAPPAPVTNNTSSSNPAGVTCSSSVSSSSSSCITSSSTITVTSPQSTSGVSVATVSVSSTVTVASNVSVSGTPSPASQPSSSQPSTETPPAQPAQPELPTATVTTSTTTVITTTAVSSGASVSCATGVMVSGVTLTVVSGPPGGSSAPTITQTTSSATSTATDTAASEANSTPSSTIASTTATLTPVSSTCTVCSVAAATRAVAPSQASQYGLDPSVVGARVCEGCHCRCVRARRSRCTVPSCAGPRVKRLRHLPPRWHDLPQDLKRPIMDEFQIPSDLSKCCLTCFKRITRRLDTIGEGGSAPEPTEDEAARFRALLREHGTAWERMATASGRTPASLKAFYFTYRKKLQLDTLISERNPTRGSDTDDSILSSGDTDTASAESPRPPPLPGPRTDAVAPRRHRRDEYDSSATETADEENDAPSTKTVNAVSVTTGVTTVPPGVTVTGVSGTTSGAGVTGVSGVSAAGAGSNGSGPLTVRDVVLNMIEVSLMKNSRPPPLPHTHSMHQAPKVNVSSGHESLATLTVVSGAGHEHSPRSPQRATITPLADKDLMVLHIEPRAPESLLDLSVKRPRHDPPKPQQAHRNTEYSPYRAQERESPTQYNSKPKPVASPRQTLKLPTNPKGSITLGTPVESRFETQRMQSDPKTGSITAGTPVHAPHHLPEKRNFDYYKRRSPGGAYAYSAAPNQPRPQSPSFSNQPSTGAVSRGPYGHERRQIMLTDFITSQQMHGGARRSEQPHAQHGQHAQHAQHGQLVHRRDRDSVSVIQRHTHTYSHPPPGHEAFTSLVNAASAAPALPVPRREEPASPPVHHQPHLQHHQHQQHHQQHEQIRGPREFAMAQKYAQYSTDRRAPPRDSRERMVPIQERHYVIEQHNPHNPHGQHNQQQQQQQHHQHQQQQQQMMIDRHHLNHGQQNVSSSEERRSSSGNYNTTNKRQIHPMERKECRPTVSVTSVPIMSTVVSTPTSVCVSSGVGAGVGVSAGVGTGGASADRARPGDGTLTAASLINAIITHQINQSSDQRFPPKIIRENETSQQPELPRDLPRDMPRELPRELSRDMPRDGEREEPPGHTTSIKLGDLASNIIVRDFSSPNTTSLMHHNTNNRFAVSSADSYTSGGAGGGAAAGGGQAEEWRREAPKHAPYLEPVSPPDNHHSGRSSAGGGTGAGAGGRRYSAVGVGVGGGVLTAYDYVKTRIVEVMRSDSDERAKPLTFPTAYAYPYSALNVATPTAPPPAQASAQLDPPAVAVSVGGGQPEPAPLMSAQYEPLSDED, from the exons ATGGTACCACTTAG GCCCGGACAGACAGAGCACGGGCACGGGGCACTGGCGTACGGCGGGAAGCAGGCGGGCGTGGCGCCGGCGCGTCCCGCCGCGCCCTACGCGCCGCCCTACCCGCCCGCTCAGCTCCGGGTGCACCAGCCCGGATATGGATCCGCCGCTTTATCATACAG AGACAGTTACAGccgcggcggcggcggcgcggTGGGAGAGTACCGCGCGGGCGCGCGCATGTCGCTCCTGGGGTCTGCGTACCTGCCGCCGCCCGCGCCCGCCCACCATCCGGACCCGCCGCCCTTCAAGAAGATCAGGCTGTCGGCTGAGCGACCCGCCACGCACCAGCCGCTCCGGGTCGACACCAGG GAGCCAGTAATGAACACGTACAACAACAGCGTGGAGGTTCTGTCTCCCAACCCTCCCTCCGAGCCCACCGTCGAAGACCAGAGCTTCCGCACCACCAAGGATGATCTGCTGCAGCAAATATCGAAG GTGGACAGGGAAATGGCGCTATCGGAGCAGACGCTGTTGAAACTAAAGAAGAAGCAGGAGGAACTGGAACAGAGCGCCAGCAAACCGGCCCGCGCCGAGGAGCCCGAGGAGGCGCCGCCCAGGCACAGGAGCCTGGCACAGTGCATCTACGCTGATAATAGGAAGAGG GCCGCATCAGCGCACGCTGTGCTCTCTCACCTGGGTCCGTCCGTGAGTTACCCGCTGTATAACCAGCCTCAGGACACACAGGTCTATCACGACAATATAAGAAGACACCGCTCCTTCAGGAAACGACTCGCAGACCATCTCAGGAAGATCAGGCTCGAGACAGAGAAG CGTGAAGATGCTCTGACAGAAGAATACAGTCGACGAGCTGCAGACTGGCTGAGGAGAGTGGAGCGGCTGGAGATGGGACAGAAGAGAAAGGCCAAGGACGCCAGGAACAGAGAATTCTTTGAAAAG GTGTTTCCGGAGCTCCGTAAACAGCGCGAAGAACGTGAGAGATTCAACCGGCTCGGGGCCCGAGTGAAGTCTGAAGCAGAGTTGGAGGAGATCGCTGATGGGCTCCATGAACAGGAACACGAAGACAAGAAGATGCGATCCTTGACGGTCGTACCACCGCTGTTGAGAACACGCGACCATCatcaccaccaccaccaccatcTCGACACCAACA AGCGCTGTATGGACATGGAAGCTGAACATAAAGGTCTCCAGCTACGGAATGTATGGACTCAGGCTGAGAGAGAACTGTTCCGGGAGAAGTACCTGCAGCACCCCAAGAACTTCGGACAGATAGCATCCTTTCTGCCAAGGAAGAGCGTTCGTGATTGTGTCAG GTTCTACTACTTGTCAAAGAAGGCCGAGAACTACAAACAGTTACTCCGCAAGCCTCGTCCTCGTCGTCACGCCCGCCCGAGACCTGCACCAGAGCCCGAGCTGCCGGCTGGTGTCACCACACGCTTGCAACGAAGTCAAG GATCTCGTGGCGCTGAGAAGGAGTCGTGCCTGGAGGAGATGGCCGAGCCCGTCAATTGCATCCCCGTGCCGCCCGCCGCCCCCGCGACCGCCAG GGCTGAGATGGCGAGGACACCTCCTCTGCCCCCGTCCCCTCCCCCGGCCTCGTCCGCTCCTCCAGCTCCCGTCACCAACAACACCAGCAGCTCGAACCCCGCGGGCGTCACCTGTTCGAGTTCGGTCAGCTCTAGCTCGAGCTCATGCATCACAAGCTCGAGCACTATCACTGTGACCAGCCCGCAAAGCACCAGCGGTGTGAGTGTGGCCACCGTGAGCGTGTCGAGTACTGTGACCGTTGCGAGCAACGTGTCCGTCAGCGGGACGCCCAGCCCGGCCAGTCAGCCCAGCTCTAGTCAGCCGTCCACGGAGACGCCACCAGCTCAGCCCGCGCAGCCTGAACTACCGACGGCCACTGTCACCACCAGCACCACTACAGTCATTACT ACGACGGCGGTGTCGAGCGGCGCTTCCGTCAGCTGTGCCACCGGTGTGATGGTGAGCGGAGTGACCCTCACCGTGGTGAGTGGACCGCCAGGAGGGAGCAGCGCCCCCACCATCACACAGACGACATCCTCGGCTACATCCACCGCCACCGACACAG CGGCATCGGAGGCCAACAGCACGCCTTCTTCTACCATCGCGAGCACCACTGCCACCCTGACGCCTGTAAGCAGTACATGCACGGTATGCTCGGTGGCGGCGGCAACCAGGGCGGTGGCCCCGTCACAGGCATCTCAATACGGCTTGGACCCGTCCGTTGTGGGGGCCCGGGTGTGCGAGGGTTGTCACTGCCGATGTGTGAGAGCCCGCCGGAGTAGGTGCACGGTGCCATCCTGTGCTGGACCGAGAGTCAAACGGCTACGTCACCTGCCGCCACGCTGGCACGATCTCCCGCAAGATCTAAAGAGACCGATCATGGATGAATTCC AGATACCGAGCGACCTCAGCAAGTGCTGCCTGACCTGTTTCAAAAGGATAACACGTCGTTTGGACACGATTGGAGAAGGTGGATCTGCCCCGGAACCGACCGAGGATGAAGCGGCAAGGTTCAGAGCTCTTCTCAGGGAGCACGGCACGGCCTGGGAGAGGATGGCCACCGCCAGCGGTAGGACGCCGGCCAGCCTGAAGGCCTTCTACTTCACTTACAGGAAGAAACTGCAACTCGATACTTTGATAAGTGAGAGGAATCCGACCAGAGGCAGCGACACGGACGACAGTATCCTTAGTTCGGGAGACACGGACACCGCGAGTGCGGAGTCTCCGCGACCCCCGCCGCTCCCGGGTCCGCGGACTGATGCCGTGGCGCCCCGGAGACACAGGAGGGACGAATATGATTCATCCGCCACCGAGACGGCCGACGAGGAAAACGATGCACCCAGTACTAAG acTGTGAACGCAGTATCAGTAACCACGGGGGTGACGACGGTGCCGCCGGGGGTGACGGTGACAGGAGTATCGGGCACTACGAGCGGGGCGGGGGTCACCGGGGTCAGCGGGGTCTCCGCGGCAGGAGCGGGTAGTAACGGCTCCGGGCCTCTGACGGTTCGCGACGTGGTTCTCAACATGATCGAGGTCAGCCTCATGAAGAACTCCCGCCCGCCTCCGCTGCCGCACACACATTCTATGCACCAGGCGCCCAAGGTTAAT GTGTCTTCGGGCCACGAGTCCCTGGCCACTCTGACAGTAGTGAGCGGTGCTGGACACGAGCACTCCCCGCGGTCTCCACAGCGTGCCACTATCACGCCGCTAGCGGACAAGGACCTCATGGTTCTTCACATAGAACCACGCGCGCCTGAGTCGCTGCTCGACCTCAGCGTCAAGAGACCACGCCACGATCCGCCGAAGCCG CAACAAGCTCACCGGAACACTGAATACTCGCCGTACCGAGCCCAGGAGCGTGAATCTCCGACGCAGTACAATTCCAAACCGAAGCCGGTCGCATCCCCCAGACAGACTCTCAAGTTGCCAACCAATCCGAAAGGTTCTATCACACTGGGAACCCCAGTCGAGTCACGTTTCGAGACGCAGCGTATGCAGTCTGACCCCAAGACTGGTTCCATAACTGCCGGGACCCCGGTCCATGCGCCACACCATCTTCCGGAGAAGAGGAACTTCGATTACTACAAGAGGAGGAGCCCAGGGGGAGCATACGCATACTCGGCCGCCCCCAATCAGCCTCGGCCGCAGTCACCGTCGTTCTCAAAC CAGCCGAGTACGGGCGCAGTGTCTCGAGGTCCATACGGTCACGAGCGGCGGCAGATCATGCTGACGGACTTTATCACGTCGCAGCAGATGCACGGTGGAGCCAGACGCAGCGAGCAGCCCCATGCTCAGCACGGACAGCACGCGCAGCACGCGCAGCATGGACAACTCGTCCATCGCCGGGACAGGGATAGCGTGTCCGTCATACAGAGACATACACACACGTACTCGCATCCGCCGCCCG GTCACGAGGCGTTCACGTCTCTAGTGAACGCGGCGTCAGCGGCTCCCGCCCTCCCCGTCCCCCGGAGGGAGGAACCTGCGTCGCCGCCCGTACACCACCAACCGCACCTCCAGCACCACCAGCACCAGCAGCATCATCAACAACACGAACAGATCCG ggGACCCCGGGAATTTGCTATGGCGCAAAAATACGCACAGTACTCAACGGATAGACGAGCTCCGCCTAGAGAcag TCGGGAGCGCATGGTGCCTATCCAAGAACGCCATTACGTGATCGAACAGCATAATCCACACAACCCTCACGGGCAGCACAACCAGCAGCAGCAGCAACAGCAGCATCACCAACATCAACAGCAACAGCAACAGATGATGATTGACAGACACCACTTAAACCATGGCCAG CAGAACGTATCCTCGAGCGAGGAGCGTCGGTCGAGTAGTGGCAATTATAATACGACTAACAAGAGGCAGATACATCCCATGGAACGGAAAGAATG TCGGCCAACTGTGAGTGTTACAAGCGTCCCCATAATGAGCACGGTCGTCAGCACACCCACCAGCGTATGCGTGAGTTCTGGCGTTGGCGCCGGTGTCGGCGTGAGTGCGGGTGTGGGCACAGGCGGGGCCTCAGCGGACCGCGCACGGCCCGGAGACGGCACGCTCACGGCCGCCTCGCTCATCAACGCCATTATCACGCATCAGATAAACCAATCCAGTGATCAACGGTTTCCACCC AAGATAATACGTGAAAATGAAACTTCTCAGCAGCCAGAGCTCCCGAGAGACCTGCCAAGAGACATGCCCCGTGAGCTGCCTCGCGAACTGTCCCGGGACATGCCTCGGGACGGAGAGAGGGAGGAGCCGCCGGGACACACCACTAGCATCAAACTCGGCGATCTCGCGTCCAACATCATAGTCAGAGACTTCAGCAGCCCGAACACCACTTCACTCATGCACCATAA TACCAATAATCGTTTTGCCGTGTCGAGTGCCGACTCGTACACCAGCGGCGGAGCTGGTGGAGGAGCGGCCGCCGGTGGAGGACAAGCAGAGGAGTGGAGGAGGGAGGCTCCCAAACACGCTCCATATCTGGAGCCAGTGTCGCCTCCAGACAATCATCACTCAGG TCGTAGCTCGGCCGGTGGCGGAACTGGCGCCGGCGCAGGCGGTCGTCGGTACAGCGCAGTCGGCGTGGGCGTGGGTGGTGGAGTTCTCACGGCCTACGACTACGTGAAGACTCGCATCGTGGAGGTGATGCGGAGTGACTCGGACGAGCGCGCCAAGCCGCTCACCTTCCCCACGGCCTACGCGTACCCGTACTCGGCTCTGAACGTCGCGACGCCCACGGCTCCTCCGCCGGCCCAGGCCTCGGCTCAGTTGGACCCGCCGGCCGTGGCAGTGTCCGTGGGCGGCGGGCAGCCCGAGCCGGCTCCGCTCATGTCTGCTCAGTACGAGCCGTTGTCGGACGAGGACTGA
- the LOC116777108 gene encoding uncharacterized protein LOC116777108 isoform X6 translates to MAQYSQRTQPMHRPGQTEHGHGALAYGGKQAGVAPARPAAPYAPPYPPAQLRVHQPGYGSAALSYRDSYSRGGGGAVGEYRAGARMSLLGSAYLPPPAPAHHPDPPPFKKIRLSAERPATHQPLRVDTREPVMNTYNNSVEVLSPNPPSEPTVEDQSFRTTKDDLLQQISKVDREMALSEQTLLKLKKKQEELEQSASKPARAEEPEEAPPRHRSLAQCIYADNRKRAASAHAVLSHLGPSVSYPLYNQPQDTQVYHDNIRRHRSFRKRLADHLRKIRLETEKREDALTEEYSRRAADWLRRVERLEMGQKRKAKDARNREFFEKVFPELRKQREERERFNRLGARVKSEAELEEIADGLHEQEHEDKKMRSLTVVPPLLRTRDHHHHHHHHLDTNKRCMDMEAEHKGLQLRNVWTQAERELFREKYLQHPKNFGQIASFLPRKSVRDCVRFYYLSKKAENYKQLLRKPRPRRHARPRPAPEPELPAGVTTRLQRSQGSRGAEKESCLEEMAEPVNCIPVPPAAPATARAEMARTPPLPPSPPPASSAPPAPVTNNTSSSNPAGVTCSSSVSSSSSSCITSSSTITVTSPQSTSGVSVATVSVSSTVTVASNVSVSGTPSPASQPSSSQPSTETPPAQPAQPELPTATVTTSTTTVITTTAVSSGASVSCATGVMVSGVTLTVVSGPPGGSSAPTITQTTSSATSTATDTAASEANSTPSSTIASTTATLTPVSSTCTVCSVAAATRAVAPSQASQYGLDPSVVGARVCEGCHCRCVRARRSRCTVPSCAGPRVKRLRHLPPRWHDLPQDLKRPIMDEFQIPSDLSKCCLTCFKRITRRLDTIGEGGSAPEPTEDEAARFRALLREHGTAWERMATASGRTPASLKAFYFTYRKKLQLDTLISERNPTRGSDTDDSILSSGDTDTASAESPRPPPLPGPRTDAVAPRRHRRDEYDSSATETADEENDAPSTKTVNAVSVTTGVTTVPPGVTVTGVSGTTSGAGVTGVSGVSAAGAGSNGSGPLTVRDVVLNMIEVSLMKNSRPPPLPHTHSMHQAPKVNVSSGHESLATLTVVSGAGHEHSPRSPQRATITPLADKDLMVLHIEPRAPESLLDLSVKRPRHDPPKPQQAHRNTEYSPYRAQERESPTQYNSKPKPVASPRQTLKLPTNPKGSITLGTPVESRFETQRMQSDPKTGSITAGTPVHAPHHLPEKRNFDYYKRRSPGGAYAYSAAPNQPRPQSPSFSNQPSTGAVSRGPYGHERRQIMLTDFITSQQMHGGARRSEQPHAQHGQHAQHAQHGQLVHRRDRDSVSVIQRHTHTYSHPPPGHEAFTSLVNAASAAPALPVPRREEPASPPVHHQPHLQHHQHQQHHQQHEQIRGPREFAMAQKYAQYSTDRRAPPRDSRERMVPIQERHYVIEQHNPHNPHGQHNQQQQQQQHHQHQQQQQQMMIDRHHLNHGQQNVSSSEERRSSSGNYNTTNKRQIHPMERKECRPTVSVTSVPIMSTVVSTPTSVCVSSGVGAGVGVSAGVGTGGASADRARPGDGTLTAASLINAIITHQINQSSDQRFPPKIIRENETSQQPELPRDLPRDMPRELPRELSRDMPRDGEREEPPGHTTSIKLGDLASNIIVRDFSSPNTTSLMHHNTNNRFAVSSADSYTSGGAGGGAAAGGGQAEEWRREAPKHAPYLEPVSPPDNHHSGRSSAGGGTGAGAGGRRYSAVGVGVGGGVLTAYDYVKTRIVEVMRSDSDERAKPLTFPTAYAYPYSALNVATPTAPPPAQASAQLDPPAVAVSVGGGQPEPAPLMSAQYEPLSDED, encoded by the exons GCCCGGACAGACAGAGCACGGGCACGGGGCACTGGCGTACGGCGGGAAGCAGGCGGGCGTGGCGCCGGCGCGTCCCGCCGCGCCCTACGCGCCGCCCTACCCGCCCGCTCAGCTCCGGGTGCACCAGCCCGGATATGGATCCGCCGCTTTATCATACAG AGACAGTTACAGccgcggcggcggcggcgcggTGGGAGAGTACCGCGCGGGCGCGCGCATGTCGCTCCTGGGGTCTGCGTACCTGCCGCCGCCCGCGCCCGCCCACCATCCGGACCCGCCGCCCTTCAAGAAGATCAGGCTGTCGGCTGAGCGACCCGCCACGCACCAGCCGCTCCGGGTCGACACCAGG GAGCCAGTAATGAACACGTACAACAACAGCGTGGAGGTTCTGTCTCCCAACCCTCCCTCCGAGCCCACCGTCGAAGACCAGAGCTTCCGCACCACCAAGGATGATCTGCTGCAGCAAATATCGAAG GTGGACAGGGAAATGGCGCTATCGGAGCAGACGCTGTTGAAACTAAAGAAGAAGCAGGAGGAACTGGAACAGAGCGCCAGCAAACCGGCCCGCGCCGAGGAGCCCGAGGAGGCGCCGCCCAGGCACAGGAGCCTGGCACAGTGCATCTACGCTGATAATAGGAAGAGG GCCGCATCAGCGCACGCTGTGCTCTCTCACCTGGGTCCGTCCGTGAGTTACCCGCTGTATAACCAGCCTCAGGACACACAGGTCTATCACGACAATATAAGAAGACACCGCTCCTTCAGGAAACGACTCGCAGACCATCTCAGGAAGATCAGGCTCGAGACAGAGAAG CGTGAAGATGCTCTGACAGAAGAATACAGTCGACGAGCTGCAGACTGGCTGAGGAGAGTGGAGCGGCTGGAGATGGGACAGAAGAGAAAGGCCAAGGACGCCAGGAACAGAGAATTCTTTGAAAAG GTGTTTCCGGAGCTCCGTAAACAGCGCGAAGAACGTGAGAGATTCAACCGGCTCGGGGCCCGAGTGAAGTCTGAAGCAGAGTTGGAGGAGATCGCTGATGGGCTCCATGAACAGGAACACGAAGACAAGAAGATGCGATCCTTGACGGTCGTACCACCGCTGTTGAGAACACGCGACCATCatcaccaccaccaccaccatcTCGACACCAACA AGCGCTGTATGGACATGGAAGCTGAACATAAAGGTCTCCAGCTACGGAATGTATGGACTCAGGCTGAGAGAGAACTGTTCCGGGAGAAGTACCTGCAGCACCCCAAGAACTTCGGACAGATAGCATCCTTTCTGCCAAGGAAGAGCGTTCGTGATTGTGTCAG GTTCTACTACTTGTCAAAGAAGGCCGAGAACTACAAACAGTTACTCCGCAAGCCTCGTCCTCGTCGTCACGCCCGCCCGAGACCTGCACCAGAGCCCGAGCTGCCGGCTGGTGTCACCACACGCTTGCAACGAAGTCAAG GATCTCGTGGCGCTGAGAAGGAGTCGTGCCTGGAGGAGATGGCCGAGCCCGTCAATTGCATCCCCGTGCCGCCCGCCGCCCCCGCGACCGCCAG GGCTGAGATGGCGAGGACACCTCCTCTGCCCCCGTCCCCTCCCCCGGCCTCGTCCGCTCCTCCAGCTCCCGTCACCAACAACACCAGCAGCTCGAACCCCGCGGGCGTCACCTGTTCGAGTTCGGTCAGCTCTAGCTCGAGCTCATGCATCACAAGCTCGAGCACTATCACTGTGACCAGCCCGCAAAGCACCAGCGGTGTGAGTGTGGCCACCGTGAGCGTGTCGAGTACTGTGACCGTTGCGAGCAACGTGTCCGTCAGCGGGACGCCCAGCCCGGCCAGTCAGCCCAGCTCTAGTCAGCCGTCCACGGAGACGCCACCAGCTCAGCCCGCGCAGCCTGAACTACCGACGGCCACTGTCACCACCAGCACCACTACAGTCATTACT ACGACGGCGGTGTCGAGCGGCGCTTCCGTCAGCTGTGCCACCGGTGTGATGGTGAGCGGAGTGACCCTCACCGTGGTGAGTGGACCGCCAGGAGGGAGCAGCGCCCCCACCATCACACAGACGACATCCTCGGCTACATCCACCGCCACCGACACAG CGGCATCGGAGGCCAACAGCACGCCTTCTTCTACCATCGCGAGCACCACTGCCACCCTGACGCCTGTAAGCAGTACATGCACGGTATGCTCGGTGGCGGCGGCAACCAGGGCGGTGGCCCCGTCACAGGCATCTCAATACGGCTTGGACCCGTCCGTTGTGGGGGCCCGGGTGTGCGAGGGTTGTCACTGCCGATGTGTGAGAGCCCGCCGGAGTAGGTGCACGGTGCCATCCTGTGCTGGACCGAGAGTCAAACGGCTACGTCACCTGCCGCCACGCTGGCACGATCTCCCGCAAGATCTAAAGAGACCGATCATGGATGAATTCC AGATACCGAGCGACCTCAGCAAGTGCTGCCTGACCTGTTTCAAAAGGATAACACGTCGTTTGGACACGATTGGAGAAGGTGGATCTGCCCCGGAACCGACCGAGGATGAAGCGGCAAGGTTCAGAGCTCTTCTCAGGGAGCACGGCACGGCCTGGGAGAGGATGGCCACCGCCAGCGGTAGGACGCCGGCCAGCCTGAAGGCCTTCTACTTCACTTACAGGAAGAAACTGCAACTCGATACTTTGATAAGTGAGAGGAATCCGACCAGAGGCAGCGACACGGACGACAGTATCCTTAGTTCGGGAGACACGGACACCGCGAGTGCGGAGTCTCCGCGACCCCCGCCGCTCCCGGGTCCGCGGACTGATGCCGTGGCGCCCCGGAGACACAGGAGGGACGAATATGATTCATCCGCCACCGAGACGGCCGACGAGGAAAACGATGCACCCAGTACTAAG acTGTGAACGCAGTATCAGTAACCACGGGGGTGACGACGGTGCCGCCGGGGGTGACGGTGACAGGAGTATCGGGCACTACGAGCGGGGCGGGGGTCACCGGGGTCAGCGGGGTCTCCGCGGCAGGAGCGGGTAGTAACGGCTCCGGGCCTCTGACGGTTCGCGACGTGGTTCTCAACATGATCGAGGTCAGCCTCATGAAGAACTCCCGCCCGCCTCCGCTGCCGCACACACATTCTATGCACCAGGCGCCCAAGGTTAAT GTGTCTTCGGGCCACGAGTCCCTGGCCACTCTGACAGTAGTGAGCGGTGCTGGACACGAGCACTCCCCGCGGTCTCCACAGCGTGCCACTATCACGCCGCTAGCGGACAAGGACCTCATGGTTCTTCACATAGAACCACGCGCGCCTGAGTCGCTGCTCGACCTCAGCGTCAAGAGACCACGCCACGATCCGCCGAAGCCG CAACAAGCTCACCGGAACACTGAATACTCGCCGTACCGAGCCCAGGAGCGTGAATCTCCGACGCAGTACAATTCCAAACCGAAGCCGGTCGCATCCCCCAGACAGACTCTCAAGTTGCCAACCAATCCGAAAGGTTCTATCACACTGGGAACCCCAGTCGAGTCACGTTTCGAGACGCAGCGTATGCAGTCTGACCCCAAGACTGGTTCCATAACTGCCGGGACCCCGGTCCATGCGCCACACCATCTTCCGGAGAAGAGGAACTTCGATTACTACAAGAGGAGGAGCCCAGGGGGAGCATACGCATACTCGGCCGCCCCCAATCAGCCTCGGCCGCAGTCACCGTCGTTCTCAAAC CAGCCGAGTACGGGCGCAGTGTCTCGAGGTCCATACGGTCACGAGCGGCGGCAGATCATGCTGACGGACTTTATCACGTCGCAGCAGATGCACGGTGGAGCCAGACGCAGCGAGCAGCCCCATGCTCAGCACGGACAGCACGCGCAGCACGCGCAGCATGGACAACTCGTCCATCGCCGGGACAGGGATAGCGTGTCCGTCATACAGAGACATACACACACGTACTCGCATCCGCCGCCCG GTCACGAGGCGTTCACGTCTCTAGTGAACGCGGCGTCAGCGGCTCCCGCCCTCCCCGTCCCCCGGAGGGAGGAACCTGCGTCGCCGCCCGTACACCACCAACCGCACCTCCAGCACCACCAGCACCAGCAGCATCATCAACAACACGAACAGATCCG ggGACCCCGGGAATTTGCTATGGCGCAAAAATACGCACAGTACTCAACGGATAGACGAGCTCCGCCTAGAGAcag TCGGGAGCGCATGGTGCCTATCCAAGAACGCCATTACGTGATCGAACAGCATAATCCACACAACCCTCACGGGCAGCACAACCAGCAGCAGCAGCAACAGCAGCATCACCAACATCAACAGCAACAGCAACAGATGATGATTGACAGACACCACTTAAACCATGGCCAG CAGAACGTATCCTCGAGCGAGGAGCGTCGGTCGAGTAGTGGCAATTATAATACGACTAACAAGAGGCAGATACATCCCATGGAACGGAAAGAATG TCGGCCAACTGTGAGTGTTACAAGCGTCCCCATAATGAGCACGGTCGTCAGCACACCCACCAGCGTATGCGTGAGTTCTGGCGTTGGCGCCGGTGTCGGCGTGAGTGCGGGTGTGGGCACAGGCGGGGCCTCAGCGGACCGCGCACGGCCCGGAGACGGCACGCTCACGGCCGCCTCGCTCATCAACGCCATTATCACGCATCAGATAAACCAATCCAGTGATCAACGGTTTCCACCC AAGATAATACGTGAAAATGAAACTTCTCAGCAGCCAGAGCTCCCGAGAGACCTGCCAAGAGACATGCCCCGTGAGCTGCCTCGCGAACTGTCCCGGGACATGCCTCGGGACGGAGAGAGGGAGGAGCCGCCGGGACACACCACTAGCATCAAACTCGGCGATCTCGCGTCCAACATCATAGTCAGAGACTTCAGCAGCCCGAACACCACTTCACTCATGCACCATAA TACCAATAATCGTTTTGCCGTGTCGAGTGCCGACTCGTACACCAGCGGCGGAGCTGGTGGAGGAGCGGCCGCCGGTGGAGGACAAGCAGAGGAGTGGAGGAGGGAGGCTCCCAAACACGCTCCATATCTGGAGCCAGTGTCGCCTCCAGACAATCATCACTCAGG TCGTAGCTCGGCCGGTGGCGGAACTGGCGCCGGCGCAGGCGGTCGTCGGTACAGCGCAGTCGGCGTGGGCGTGGGTGGTGGAGTTCTCACGGCCTACGACTACGTGAAGACTCGCATCGTGGAGGTGATGCGGAGTGACTCGGACGAGCGCGCCAAGCCGCTCACCTTCCCCACGGCCTACGCGTACCCGTACTCGGCTCTGAACGTCGCGACGCCCACGGCTCCTCCGCCGGCCCAGGCCTCGGCTCAGTTGGACCCGCCGGCCGTGGCAGTGTCCGTGGGCGGCGGGCAGCCCGAGCCGGCTCCGCTCATGTCTGCTCAGTACGAGCCGTTGTCGGACGAGGACTGA